From the genome of Papaver somniferum cultivar HN1 unplaced genomic scaffold, ASM357369v1 unplaced-scaffold_75, whole genome shotgun sequence, one region includes:
- the LOC113344170 gene encoding cytochrome P450 71B36-like: protein MELFGITASFLFPTLLIVLLLLLVYVILKNYQNRRNFPPSPPKLPIIGNLHQLKKPPHRALHNLSQKYGPVMLLQLGSIPTLVVSSAEAAKEVLKTRDSDFCTRPPLATPKRLSYNYVDIGFAPYGEYWRDVRKICVNEVFSVKRVQSFSAVRAEEVAALVDSMSRSSSTSRGALINVYQKFICLTDQVACRVSFGKNYHQQHTNDNDENLPVELKQAFNELGVVLQSFSASDLFPKVGWIVDRITGFHGRVEKCFHSLDKFFQQVLDEHLDPNKPKPDYEDVIDVLLNVEKDSRLSNGRRLMSDNIKAIIMNLYIAGADTSAITMSWAMAELIRNPQAMEKVQEEVISYVGKNKEKVEETDLQHFPYLKMVVNETLRLHPPAPLLIPRECMVNSTVGGYDVKRKTRVIINAWAIGRNPAYWEKPNEFYPERFVDNSMDIRGMQNFEFLPFGGGRRGCPGIHMGLVMVELALANLLYCFNWELPGGMNKEDVNMEETSGLANRMKYPVHLVPVKV, encoded by the exons ATGGAGCTTTTTGGCATCAcagcttcttttctttttcccacACTACTTATAGTTTTACTTCTTCTACTTGTTTATGTTATATTGAAAAATTATCAAAACAGACGCAACTTTCCTCCTAGCCCACCCAAGCTTCCAATCATTGGTAACTTGCACCAGCTTAAAAAACCACCTCATCGTGCTCTTCATAATCTATCTCAAAAATATGGTCCCGTAATGCTTTTACAACTCGGTAGTATACCCACACTCGTAGTTTCGTCGGCTGAAGCTGCAAAAGAAGTCTTGAAAACACGGGATTCAGATTTTTGTACTAGACCTCCGTTGGCAACTCCGAAACGTCTTTCATATAACTACGTAGATATTGGATTTGCACCTTATGGGGAATACTGGAGGGATGTTCGAAAAATATGTGTCAATGAAGTCTTCAGCGTGAAAAGAGTGCAATCCTTCTCTGCAGTTAGGGCGGAAGAAGTTGCAGCTTTAGTTGATTCCATGTCAAGATCATCTTCAACTTCTCGTGGTGCTCTTATAAATGTTTATCAGAAATTTATATGCCTTACGGATCAAGTTGCTTGTAGGGTGTCATTTGGCAAGAATTATCACCAGCAGCATACCAACGATAATGATGAAAATCTTCCCGTCGAGCTTAAGCAAGCTTTTAATGAACTAGGCGTTGTGTTGCAAAGTTTTTCTGCGTCCGACTTGTTCCCTAAGGTAGGTTGGATTGTCGACAGGATAACTGGATTTCATGGGAGGGTAGAGAAATGTTTTCACAGTCTTGATAAGTTTTTTCAACAAGTCTTAGATGAACATCTTGATCCAAATAAGCCGAAACCTGATTATGAAGATGTTATTGATGTCTTGTTAAACGTTGAAAAGGATAGTCGACTTAGTAACGGTCGTCGTCTCATGAGTGACAATATCAAAGCAATTATTATG AATTTATATATCGCCGGAGCGGACACATCTGCTATAACCATGAGTTGGGCAATGGCagaattgataagaaatcctCAAGCTATGGAGAAAGTACAAGAAGAAGTCATAAGTTATGTGGGAAAAAACAAAGAGAAAGTAGAAGAGACAGATCTTCAACATTTTCCGTATCTAAAAATGGTGGTTAATGAAACATTAAGGCTACACCCACCAGCTCCACTGTTGATTCCAAGAGAATGTATGGTGAACAGTACGGTCGGTGGATATGACGTAAAACGTAAAACAAGAGTCATTATAAATGCATGGGCAATAGGTAGAAATCCGGCTTATTGGGAAAAACCAAATGAATTTTATCCAGAGAGGTTCGTAGATAACTCTATGGATATTCGGGGAATGCAAAATTTCGAATTCTTGCCTTTTGGTGGAGGAAGAAGAGGTTGTCCCGGTATTCATATGGGACTCGTAATGGTTGAACTCGCACTCGCCAATCTACTGTACTGTTTTAATTGGGAATTACCAGGTGGGATGAATAAGGAAGATGTAAACATGGAAGAAACATCTGGCTTAGCTAATCGTATGAAATATCCTGTTCACCTTGTACCTGTGAAAGTTTAA